Proteins encoded by one window of Mycolicibacterium sp. ND9-15:
- a CDS encoding amidohydrolase family protein: MDIDDLILVSIDDHVVEPPDMFLRHVPAKYKDEAPIVVTDDKGVDQWMYQGRPQGVSGLNAVVSWPAEEWGRDPAGFAEMRPGVYDVHERVRDMNRNGILASMCFPTFTGFSARHLNMHREEATLVMVSAYNDWHIDEWAGSYPDRFIPIAILPTWNVEAMCAEIRRVAAKGCRAVTMPELPHLEGLPSYHDDDYWGPVFRTLSEENVVMCLHIGTGFGAISMAPNAPIDNLIILATQVSAMCAQDLLWGPAMRSYPDLKFAFSEGGIGWIPFYLDRSDRHYTNQKWLRRDFGDKLPSDVFREHSLACYVTDKTSLKLRHEIGIDIIAWECDYPHSDCFWPDAPEKVLEELDAAGASDRDINKITWENSCRFFSWDPFARTPKAEATVAALRAKATDVDTSIRSRAEWARLYEQKQLAKA, translated from the coding sequence ATGGACATCGACGACTTGATCCTCGTAAGCATCGACGACCACGTTGTGGAGCCGCCCGACATGTTCCTTCGCCATGTCCCGGCCAAGTACAAGGACGAGGCGCCGATCGTGGTCACTGACGACAAGGGCGTCGACCAGTGGATGTATCAGGGCCGCCCGCAGGGCGTCAGCGGATTGAACGCCGTGGTGTCCTGGCCGGCCGAAGAGTGGGGCCGCGACCCCGCCGGGTTTGCCGAGATGCGTCCGGGCGTGTACGACGTCCACGAGCGTGTCCGCGATATGAACCGCAACGGCATCCTGGCCTCGATGTGCTTCCCCACCTTCACCGGATTCTCCGCGCGACACCTCAACATGCACCGCGAGGAGGCGACGCTGGTGATGGTGTCGGCCTACAACGACTGGCACATCGACGAGTGGGCGGGCTCGTATCCGGACAGGTTCATCCCTATCGCGATCCTGCCGACGTGGAACGTCGAGGCGATGTGCGCGGAGATCCGTCGCGTCGCCGCCAAGGGCTGCCGTGCGGTCACGATGCCGGAACTGCCTCACCTGGAAGGCCTTCCGAGCTACCACGACGACGACTACTGGGGTCCGGTGTTTCGGACGCTGTCGGAGGAGAACGTGGTGATGTGCCTGCACATCGGCACCGGCTTCGGTGCGATCAGCATGGCGCCCAACGCCCCGATCGACAACCTGATCATCCTGGCCACCCAGGTTTCGGCGATGTGCGCGCAGGACCTGTTGTGGGGTCCGGCGATGCGCAGCTACCCGGACCTGAAATTCGCGTTCTCCGAAGGCGGTATCGGCTGGATCCCGTTCTACCTGGACCGCAGCGACCGGCACTACACGAACCAGAAGTGGTTGCGGCGCGACTTCGGCGACAAGCTGCCCAGCGATGTGTTCCGCGAGCACTCGCTGGCCTGCTACGTCACCGACAAGACGTCGCTCAAGCTGCGCCACGAGATCGGCATCGACATCATCGCCTGGGAATGCGACTACCCGCATTCGGACTGCTTCTGGCCCGACGCTCCGGAGAAGGTGCTCGAGGAGCTTGACGCCGCCGGCGCGAGCGACCGCGACATCAACAAGATCACCTGGGAGAACTCCTGCCGGTTCTTCTCGTGGGATCCGTTCGCCCGCACCCCGAAAGCGGAGGCGACAGTCGCCGCGCTGCGCGCCAAGGCAACCGACGTCGACACCTCGATCCGCTCACGCGCCGAGTGGGCGC
- a CDS encoding AraC family transcriptional regulator, which produces MAVSALSDRGLTETAKPLAESRRVIDLRRGGRALGGSYLYQGDALITGWHSHDVHQIEYALGGVVEVETDSAHYLLPPQQAAWIPVGLAHQATMNPDVRTVAVMFDPALIPQAGDRARILAVSPLIREMMIYALRWPIDRGPGSAEDDSVADAFFRTLASLVSEALDHEAPLSLPSCEHPIVGAAMAYTKEHLDCVSADEVSRAVSVSERTLRRLFQESVGLSWRTYLLHARMLKAMALLAAPGQSVQETSSAVGFDSHSSFSRAFTQFCGETPTSYRKRVGGTPS; this is translated from the coding sequence ATGGCCGTCTCTGCGCTATCGGACAGAGGTTTGACCGAAACGGCCAAACCTCTGGCCGAGTCCCGCCGGGTCATCGACTTGCGGCGCGGCGGTCGAGCGCTGGGCGGCAGCTACCTCTACCAGGGTGACGCGCTGATCACCGGCTGGCACTCACACGACGTGCATCAAATCGAATACGCACTCGGCGGCGTGGTCGAGGTCGAGACCGATTCGGCGCACTACCTGCTGCCGCCGCAGCAGGCCGCTTGGATTCCGGTCGGCCTAGCCCACCAGGCCACGATGAACCCCGATGTTCGGACCGTGGCGGTGATGTTCGACCCGGCGCTGATTCCGCAGGCGGGCGACCGGGCTCGTATTCTGGCGGTCTCGCCGCTGATCCGCGAAATGATGATCTATGCGTTGCGGTGGCCGATCGACCGCGGGCCGGGTTCCGCCGAGGATGACAGCGTGGCCGATGCGTTCTTCCGCACTCTGGCCAGCCTGGTGAGCGAGGCGCTCGACCATGAGGCTCCGTTGAGCCTGCCGAGTTGCGAGCATCCGATCGTCGGCGCCGCGATGGCGTACACCAAGGAGCACCTCGACTGTGTGAGTGCCGACGAGGTCAGCCGCGCAGTCTCGGTATCGGAACGCACTCTGCGGCGCCTGTTCCAGGAATCGGTCGGATTATCTTGGCGGACATACCTTCTGCATGCCCGCATGCTGAAGGCCATGGCGTTGCTCGCCGCGCCGGGCCAGTCGGTGCAGGAGACTTCGTCAGCGGTGGGCTTCGACAGCCACAGCTCGTTCAGCCGTGCCTTCACGCAATTCTGCGGCGAGACGCCGACGAGCTACCGCAAGCGGGTCGGCGGCACACCGTCATGA
- a CDS encoding TetR/AcrR family transcriptional regulator — translation MTATPLDERAGADQRSSVDRIRDAALKCFAARGASATSLRSVAAEAGVSLGLVQHHFATKANLIKAVDDHVLGVMAAALAQPIPEPPADSITDVGNRVTSLIAAESDVVAYVGRALTDGSPLGSQVFDSLAAIGTERWRARQERGLTRPDLDPTWGALNPLVLAVGAWVLRDHIERHLTEPLDTPAQLQRWQDAVNELLRNGQMRPGS, via the coding sequence ATGACCGCGACACCGTTGGACGAACGGGCCGGCGCCGATCAGCGTTCGAGTGTGGACCGAATCCGCGACGCCGCGCTCAAGTGCTTCGCGGCTCGTGGCGCCTCCGCTACGTCGCTGCGCTCGGTTGCCGCCGAGGCCGGCGTCTCGCTGGGCTTGGTCCAACACCACTTCGCGACGAAGGCGAACCTGATCAAGGCCGTCGACGACCACGTGCTCGGAGTGATGGCCGCAGCGCTGGCTCAACCGATTCCGGAACCTCCGGCCGACAGCATCACCGACGTCGGTAACCGGGTGACGTCGCTGATCGCCGCCGAGTCCGACGTCGTGGCATACGTCGGGCGCGCGCTCACCGACGGCAGCCCGCTCGGGAGTCAGGTCTTCGACTCGTTAGCGGCCATCGGCACCGAGCGATGGAGGGCGCGCCAAGAACGCGGGCTGACCCGCCCTGATCTCGACCCGACGTGGGGGGCGCTGAACCCGCTGGTGCTGGCGGTCGGCGCCTGGGTGCTGCGTGACCATATCGAGCGACACCTCACGGAACCGCTCGACACCCCCGCGCAGCTTCAGCGGTGGCAGGACGCGGTCAATGAGTTGCTCCGCAACGGGCAGATGCGCCCCGGCTCGTGA
- a CDS encoding WhiB family transcriptional regulator encodes MPVDEQPTPRTARPVPIALGTDEAPFTACTRDPDRWAVGADDGAKELCRACPRRWLCAQEACQTSGASGVWAGIYIPDSGRARQFALRQLQSLAERNGFTVQRAS; translated from the coding sequence ATGCCAGTCGACGAGCAGCCGACCCCGCGGACGGCGCGTCCCGTTCCGATCGCCCTGGGGACGGACGAGGCGCCGTTCACGGCATGCACCCGAGATCCGGACCGGTGGGCCGTCGGCGCCGACGATGGCGCCAAGGAACTGTGCCGCGCATGCCCACGCCGCTGGCTGTGCGCGCAGGAGGCTTGTCAAACCTCCGGAGCATCAGGAGTGTGGGCGGGCATCTACATCCCCGACTCCGGTCGGGCGCGCCAGTTCGCGTTGCGGCAACTGCAGTCGCTGGCCGAGCGCAATGGTTTCACGGTCCAAAGAGCGAGCTGA